GGTTCGCACCGGCCAAGGTCGAAACGTTTTTCAAGGACGATGCGAACGATGATCCACAGTGGAGCGAAGAGCAGATTGTGTGTGCCGCCTTCAAGGTGAACGGTGTGACTATTGGTAAGGGCAGAAAAtactttattgttttgtgAGAGTTTGCGATGCTTACACAAACGCTTTTGTTGGTtgttcaaacacacacacacaggtcaGGATGAGGTGGACATTATGCGTCAAACGACCGCACTGGTGTTTGAGGTGCTGGAGCGTGCCTGGGCCACCCGGGATTGTGCATTGATCGACATGAAGATCGAGTTCGGCGTGGATGCGGACGGTCAGTTGCTGGTGGCCGACGTCATTGATTCGGACTCGTGGCGTCTGTGGCCGTCCGGCGACAAGCGCCTGATGGTGGATAAGCAGGTTTACCGCAATCTCGCTAACGTTACCGCGGCCGATCTCGACACGGTAAAGCGCAACTTCACCTGGGTGAGCGACCAGCTCGATGGGATGGTTGCGGCCAACAACCATCTGGTCGTTATCTTGATGGGAAGCGCCACCGACAAGGAACACTGCGAAAAGATTGCAAAACACTGTAACGCGCTCGGACTCAACACGGAGCTGCGGGTAACGTCGGCACACAAGGGCACGCAAACGACGCTCCACATGGTGAGCGAGTACGAGAGTGTGCTGAGCGAGCTGGTGTTCATTACCGTCGCCGGCCGTTCGAACGGGCTCGGACCGGTACTAAGCGGCAACACCAACTATCCGGTGATTAACTGTCCGCCGGTGAAACCGGAAAACGTCAACCAAGATGTGTGGTCTAGCCTGAACCTACCGTCCGGACTGGGATGCGTGACGGTTCTCTACCCGGAGGCGGCCGCCCTTCATGCCGCTCAAATTCTCGGCATGAAGAACTTCATGATCTGGAGCAAGCTGCGTGTGAAGCAGCTGGACAACTACTCCAACCTGATTCTGGCGGACAAAAAGATGCGCGGAGTGCGCCAAAACTGAACACATCCCATAACCTACCAAAATGCAAGCTCGCTCGAGCTTCCATTGCTATTAATGATTTATTGTGCACCGTTAAATTCTATGCTAGAATAAATATCGTATAATGTTTATAATACAACTCAGCACGTTTTGTCATCGCTGTTAATCACATCTTCGCCTGCCAATCAACCCGGACAACAATCAATTTCAACAAACATTCGAAGGAGGTGACCTTTAACTGCAATAATCAAACAGCGTTGCTAGAAACCGCCAGAAGATAGAACTATTTAGTTCAAGGGCTTTGAACGAGTAACGAGTACCTTCACAATAAGCTCCGAGGGGCAACCTTCATCGACGAGATACAAACAGcgctggaaggaaaacaaaattaatgagATTAACATCAGAACTTCTGAAGACTAGGAGTTTATTGTCTATGTGTTTCGCTAGTTAGCTATATTAAGATTTTAGAATAGCAGCCGAGATGTCATAACAATATAAGTTACCCCATAACGGATACAAATGTTTCATTCAAGCGTCGATcagttttggttttctttggAACTAGGAAAGAAATTGTAGTGCGCCTCAAGGTAGGCAATGGAATGTatgcgcctaaaggtaggcaaAGGTAGGCATGTACAAACTGTTGATAAGTTCACTCATGCAGTGGTAAGATAAGGTTGTTAACAACAATTGTTGTTGAGTCGGCTTATAGAGTCTTTGAGCCTTCCGACTTCAATCGTCTCTTGCTGTGAATATTCCCAATTCCTATAGTGCACCCTGTGCAATGGTAAAAGTTTAATGATTGTGGAGCTTTATGCGCAAGCATCTGGGATTGAATGCCAATCAATGACAAAGTGCATACTTAAAGCGCAAGATGAATCGTCTAGAACTTGAACTGAATCGGTAGACACACAACTGAGCtgcaagagcttgaaaaatatCGAGCTTATAAAAGGCCAAACGATTCGTCGCGCAGTCTACGGTTTAAGTAACTCTGTACCTAACCAGGCGTGAAATATCAAGATACTGATTACCGTTCCCTTTTACCATGCAATGTAACTGCCCTGACTAATCCACGCCTACGAAGGCCATTACGTCTGCACGCTAGCAGAGCAAGCTCACAGTACTGCTTGATACTCGCGGCGAGTTTCTGTTTCTATCGAGGCACTGGTTgtatttgtttaatattttgccTCAGTTTGCCCATATGCGTCTTACTTACTTTATTGCAAACCTAGGTACTGCTGTTATACATCTCACGGTGGATCAGTGCAGATATTCTAGAGGTCTCGAGAGGCCTCGTAGCAGCAGATGGAATATTCGATGTGGATTCCTTTGAATATCGTAGTAATGCTCAGATGGAGATAGTTGTAGATGAACGAACCAGTGGAAAATAGATGTGTGAGAACTTAAGATATCTCTCACGTGTGGACACTGTGTACTACCGTAAATGAACTTCATACTCCTAATAGCACCAGCAGGCTAATAGCTGTGGGAACAGCATGTCCACAGCACGATTGTATTACAATGtggagaaaattaattgaCATTGAATGGCAGTTACCGTGTTTATCTGGAATATGCCTGCGCCTGATAAGATACACCGCGTTATGGAAAGGTGTACTGACGTGtctaaaagcaacaaaacaaactccgAGACAGGCTGTGGTGTAATAATTCATTACTGACAATAATTACAATAAGCCAAGACTGTGCAACACAGTGGCGCAGATACGTCACCATGAAATGAATGAGCCTCTTCCTGATTGTACTGCTACTAATGATTTCTCCGCCAGATTCAAGAACAGTCTTGAACCCAACAATTCCGCGTGCGACATCATCGATCGGTTCGAAGCACGACCAACCTTCGAAACGAAAGCAGTCGCGAATCGCGAACCACTTTACGCATACCAGCAAATCGGTAGCATCCTTCGCACTGGGCAGCTAGTTAGAAGAGGCTTTCCCAACGCCACCGTACGTGTATGTACCGTCCTATTAGCGAGCAACAATTTAAGCCGTAAAAACTCGGACTCGCGCGTCGCGCGCTATTCGCGACCGGCGATAAGAATCACATTGATCGAGCAATTAGTCAGTCATCTGTTGGTACTGGTGCGGTGCGGATATAGACCTGCAACGAAGCGCGCCGCTGAAACTGAGATCTATTCCTTTAgctagagtttttttttagattgaTTTGAAGTTTGACTCCATACAGATGGGGGCAAGTCGTTGAACTTAAACCTGAAGATACGGTGGATTACTCTTTTGCAGCCCGTAGGTGTAGTTTGTTGGATGGTTTGTTTACGTAGCAGCAAGATTAGTCGTGGAGACGTCGTGGATTCGTGGAGCATTGCACAAAGAAACTGCGTATAAAGGGCGGACATCTCCCTGAACGTTTGGTAACTCTGAAGTACAAAGGCAAAACCATGAGGAAGAGGCTGTACATGCTGTGCGGTATCAACAGTGAGCGAAAGCTGATTGTAGACCTGCTTGCCATCCTGTTCGGGATCGGATCCTGGCTCGGCATTAACTCGGTATACGTTCAGTTGCCGCTCTTAGTCACCAATGCACCGGAAGGATGGAACTTACCCTCGTACCTGGTAGTCATTATACAGTTGGGCAATATTGGCCCGATCCTTTACACGGCTGCGTTACGTATCAAGTCCTTCCGGGACTCGTTCCTCATCATTGCGCTTCTAGCGGTTGGTTCCTGCGCAGCAATGGCGACCGCCTTCGTGTACGACCAAAGGGTGCACGTGTTCGGTGAGGAGCGATCGGTGCCACTCTTCATCACCGTGTTCGCCTTGTCACTGGTTGGATGTACCAGCTCGGTACTGTTCATGCCTTATATGGGCCGCTTCAAGGGTATCTATCTCATCACCTACCTGATTGGCGAAGGTTTCAGCGGGTTTGTGCCAAGCATAGTGGCGCTGATCCAGGGCGTAGGTGGAAATGCCGAGTGCATACTGGTTAATGGCACCGACCCAGCAGAACCGCCCCAGTACACGAGTCATACGCCGCCACCACGCTTCAGCACTCGCCCATACTTTATCGTGTCGTCGGTAATACTGGCGATCAGCATGGTGGCGTTTGTACTGCTCGATCGACTGTCCATCTGTCGCCGAGAGTATGCAGCTGTTTCGATCGGAAATGGTAACAACTACGCGTATGAGAAGAGCACACCAAACGATGAAGAGTGTAGATCTCAGCCGGAGAAGTCGTCTACACCTCACAAGGATTCACTGGATCGCACCAACTACCTACTGCTGATGGTGCTGATCAGCATCATGTGTCTGTTTGGTAATGGTTTCTTCCCTAGTGTACAGTCGTACTCCTGTTTACCGTACGGTAACGTAGCCTACCATCTGACGGTAACGCTCAGCAGTATGGCAAACCCAGCCGCCTGTTTCCTTGCGTTCTTCGTCCAGCGAAACTCCATACGTTCGATCGTTGCCCTGTCGGTAGTGTTTGTCCCGTTCGCAGCGTACGCTCTAACTACTGCCATCACTAGCCCAGATCCACC
This window of the Anopheles moucheti chromosome X, idAnoMoucSN_F20_07, whole genome shotgun sequence genome carries:
- the LOC128306787 gene encoding bifunctional phosphoribosylaminoimidazole carboxylase/phosphoribosylaminoimidazole succinocarboxamide synthetase, translated to MATVTEVGGVKTDKLLIEGKTKQVYDVPTMPGFSILLNKDRITAHNGVRAHDLEGKAKISNQTNAKVFTLLNQAGLKTAFVRMISDNAFLARKCEMVPIEWVTRRLATGSYLKRNPGVKEGFRFAPAKVETFFKDDANDDPQWSEEQIVCAAFKVNGVTIGQDEVDIMRQTTALVFEVLERAWATRDCALIDMKIEFGVDADGQLLVADVIDSDSWRLWPSGDKRLMVDKQVYRNLANVTAADLDTVKRNFTWVSDQLDGMVAANNHLVVILMGSATDKEHCEKIAKHCNALGLNTELRVTSAHKGTQTTLHMVSEYESVLSELVFITVAGRSNGLGPVLSGNTNYPVINCPPVKPENVNQDVWSSLNLPSGLGCVTVLYPEAAALHAAQILGMKNFMIWSKLRVKQLDNYSNLILADKKMRGVRQN
- the LOC128307194 gene encoding solute carrier family 52, riboflavin transporter, member 3-B; the encoded protein is MRKRLYMLCGINSERKLIVDLLAILFGIGSWLGINSVYVQLPLLVTNAPEGWNLPSYLVVIIQLGNIGPILYTAALRIKSFRDSFLIIALLAVGSCAAMATAFVYDQRVHVFGEERSVPLFITVFALSLVGCTSSVLFMPYMGRFKGIYLITYLIGEGFSGFVPSIVALIQGVGGNAECILVNGTDPAEPPQYTSHTPPPRFSTRPYFIVSSVILAISMVAFVLLDRLSICRREYAAVSIGNGNNYAYEKSTPNDEECRSQPEKSSTPHKDSLDRTNYLLLMVLISIMCLFGNGFFPSVQSYSCLPYGNVAYHLTVTLSSMANPAACFLAFFVQRNSIRSIVALSVVFVPFAAYALTTAITSPDPPLMHNVLGDIMVVACWTLLVGLVSYIRLAITTLLRCEGGQTLVWVGVASQLGSLIGSLLSFTLVNYTDTFEQYYPC